The Pantoea phytobeneficialis genome has a segment encoding these proteins:
- the dcm gene encoding DNA (cytosine-5-)-methyltransferase — MHAEETAATASPSPLTVSATDDATTLLLQVLAIYAARDLVSTLSDAGGRDWSVPRLNRIRQGKSAAPALSSAEVASLQALLPARPAHYDAPRFQFVDLFAGIGGIRRGFEQIGGQCVFTSEWNKEAVRTYKANHYCDPQQHRFNSDIRQVTQPAGLSDEQAIYQHIDRTIPDHQVLLAGFPCQPFSLAGVSKKNALGRAHGFECEAQGTLFFDVARILAAKKPPFFVLENVKNLKSHDKGRTFAIIMATLDELGYDVADADNAGLADAKIIDARHFLPQHRERIVLVGIRRDTHLSEGFSLRALPALYPKKVPTLSSLLEPQPDAKYTLSPVLWNYLYQYAKKHKAKGNGFGFGLNDARNPSVCVRTLSARYYKDGSEILIDRGWDRELGEQDFHQPDNMSRRPRRLTPRECARLMGFEAPGETRFRIPVSDTQAYKQFGNSVVVPVFAAVAQLLLPLIEQYTRNMK, encoded by the coding sequence ATGCACGCCGAAGAGACCGCCGCGACTGCCTCACCCTCCCCACTCACTGTTTCCGCCACTGACGATGCCACCACGCTGTTGTTGCAAGTGCTGGCAATTTACGCCGCACGCGACCTTGTGAGCACGCTGAGCGACGCCGGTGGTCGCGACTGGAGCGTGCCTCGTCTCAACCGTATTCGTCAGGGAAAGAGTGCAGCACCGGCGTTAAGCAGCGCGGAAGTTGCCAGTTTGCAGGCGTTATTACCCGCTCGTCCCGCGCATTATGACGCGCCTCGTTTTCAGTTTGTCGATCTGTTTGCCGGTATTGGCGGCATTCGCCGTGGCTTTGAACAGATTGGCGGCCAGTGCGTCTTTACCAGTGAATGGAATAAAGAAGCGGTGCGTACCTACAAGGCCAACCACTATTGCGATCCGCAGCAACATCGCTTCAACAGCGATATTCGCCAGGTAACGCAACCGGCCGGTCTGAGTGATGAGCAAGCCATCTATCAACATATTGATCGCACAATCCCTGACCATCAGGTGCTACTGGCAGGTTTCCCCTGCCAGCCCTTCTCGCTGGCCGGTGTGAGTAAAAAGAATGCCCTGGGCCGGGCGCACGGTTTCGAGTGTGAGGCACAGGGAACCTTATTCTTCGATGTGGCACGCATTCTGGCTGCGAAAAAGCCGCCGTTCTTCGTGCTGGAAAACGTGAAGAACCTGAAAAGTCACGACAAAGGACGCACCTTCGCCATTATTATGGCGACGCTGGATGAGCTGGGCTATGACGTGGCCGATGCGGATAACGCGGGACTGGCCGATGCCAAAATCATCGATGCACGCCATTTTCTGCCGCAACATCGTGAGCGTATTGTGTTGGTGGGTATCCGTCGCGACACCCATCTGAGCGAGGGATTTTCTCTGCGCGCCTTACCCGCACTCTATCCCAAAAAAGTCCCGACGCTCAGTAGCTTGCTGGAACCCCAGCCTGATGCCAAATATACGTTGTCACCGGTACTGTGGAACTACCTTTACCAATACGCCAAAAAACACAAAGCCAAGGGGAACGGCTTTGGTTTCGGTCTGAACGATGCGCGTAATCCGTCGGTTTGCGTGCGCACCCTGTCGGCTCGCTATTACAAAGACGGTTCGGAAATTCTTATTGATCGTGGTTGGGACCGTGAGCTGGGCGAGCAGGACTTTCATCAGCCGGACAATATGTCACGCCGCCCACGTCGTTTAACACCACGCGAATGCGCGCGGCTGATGGGATTTGAAGCACCGGGTGAAACGCGCTTCCGCATTCCGGTGTCCGATACCCAGGCCTATAAACAGTTTGGCAATTCGGTAGTGGTGCCGGTGTTTGCTGCTGTAGCGCAACTGCTATTGCCATTGATCGAACAATACACCCGCAACATGAAGTGA
- a CDS encoding very short patch repair endonuclease: MADVHSRDVRSKNMRAIRTQDTAIEQRIALILKDRGFTYRVQDKALAGRPDFVVPAQQAIIFVHGCFWHRHHCYLFKMPATRTEFWAGKINSNVERDRRYIQQLQESGWKVLIVWECALRGKLRLKDEALIERLEEWLLAASHSGEIDHAGLHHYRGV, encoded by the coding sequence ATGGCCGACGTCCATTCTCGTGATGTTCGTAGCAAGAATATGCGTGCAATTCGTACTCAGGATACGGCGATTGAACAGCGTATTGCGTTGATATTAAAAGACCGTGGATTTACCTATCGGGTGCAGGATAAAGCATTAGCCGGTCGACCTGATTTTGTCGTCCCGGCCCAGCAGGCGATTATTTTTGTCCACGGCTGCTTCTGGCATCGTCATCATTGCTATCTGTTCAAAATGCCCGCTACGCGTACCGAATTCTGGGCCGGTAAAATTAACAGTAATGTCGAACGGGACCGGCGCTACATTCAGCAGTTGCAGGAGAGCGGCTGGAAGGTGCTGATCGTCTGGGAATGTGCGTTACGTGGCAAGCTGCGCCTCAAGGACGAGGCGTTAATTGAACGACTGGAGGAGTGGCTGTTGGCCGCCAGTCACAGCGGTGAAATCGATCATGCAGGTTTGCATCATTATCGCGGCGTATAA
- a CDS encoding DUF808 domain-containing protein: protein MAGTSLLTLLDDIATLLDDISMMGKVAAKKTAGVLGDDLSLNAQQVTGVKANRELPVVWAVAKGSFINKLILVPLALLISAFAPWLITPLLMIGGAYLCFEGVEKVLHSLNHDKAEQSPEARQQRLEQLAQQDPKTFEKDKVKGAVRTDFILSAEIVAITLGIVAEAPLLNQVMVLAGIAILVTVGVYGIVAGIVKIDDLGYWLREKSSTLAQAVGGLLLAAAPILMKILSVVGTLAMFLVGGGIVIHGITPLHHAIEAYSAGFNPLVSALLSNGANLVLGFLIGSIVLLVVNLIAKVRG from the coding sequence TTGGCAGGAACCAGCTTACTGACGCTTCTGGATGATATTGCCACCTTGCTTGATGACATCTCCATGATGGGCAAAGTGGCCGCAAAAAAAACCGCCGGGGTATTGGGTGACGATCTGTCCCTGAATGCGCAACAGGTTACCGGCGTAAAAGCCAATCGCGAATTGCCGGTGGTGTGGGCGGTGGCGAAAGGCTCCTTTATTAACAAATTGATCCTCGTGCCGCTGGCGCTGCTGATCTCAGCTTTTGCGCCCTGGCTGATTACGCCGTTGCTGATGATTGGCGGGGCGTATCTCTGTTTTGAGGGCGTGGAGAAGGTGTTGCACAGCCTCAACCACGATAAAGCCGAGCAAAGCCCGGAAGCACGTCAGCAGCGTCTTGAGCAACTGGCGCAACAGGATCCAAAGACATTTGAGAAGGATAAAGTGAAAGGTGCGGTACGTACCGACTTTATCCTTTCGGCCGAAATTGTTGCCATCACACTGGGCATCGTGGCGGAAGCGCCGTTGCTCAATCAGGTGATGGTGCTGGCGGGTATCGCCATTCTGGTGACGGTGGGGGTGTATGGCATCGTTGCCGGGATTGTGAAAATCGACGATCTCGGATACTGGCTGCGGGAAAAATCATCCACGCTGGCGCAGGCGGTGGGGGGATTGTTGTTAGCCGCTGCCCCGATATTGATGAAAATTCTGTCGGTGGTGGGTACCCTGGCGATGTTCCTGGTGGGGGGCGGTATTGTCATTCACGGGATTACGCCGTTGCACCATGCGATTGAGGCGTACAGTGCGGGTTTTAACCCGTTGGTCTCGGCGCTGCTCAGCAACGGCGCCAACCTGGTACTGGGCTTTTTGATTGGGTCGATCGTGCTGTTGGTGGTGAATCTGATTGCCAAAGTGCGTGGATAA
- a CDS encoding YodC family protein: MTFAISDEVQHKQGGPTMVVTGYASGMVECRWYDGYSVRREAFHSDELCHLSAARQLAS, from the coding sequence ATGACCTTTGCGATCAGTGACGAAGTTCAGCACAAACAGGGCGGACCCACTATGGTGGTGACCGGCTATGCCAGCGGAATGGTAGAGTGTCGTTGGTATGATGGCTACAGCGTGCGCCGTGAGGCATTCCATAGTGACGAACTCTGTCACTTATCTGCCGCGCGCCAGCTGGCCAGCTAA
- the dgcQ gene encoding cellulose biosynthesis regulator diguanylate cyclase DgcQ, which translates to MAQTPLPRQSGNPILSVHLCFFAVFLFSAFLTVHEALELKTSYEDRQRAQLAEIQKNLDSQFQESVDELVYYQKMLSYALTHPLDSDNAREAVTRFQALRQHPLWQLQLNSPRSMPLNGVGDAWLARDPLLRRDPALIDQEIRAALEFSFIMQFSDPDHDFHSRFWYISRAGFYISSRPPQSPQELEQSYATMVQRAYFRALNPQQNPSPYLRWTSGYQGQFDEGLMLTLSAPIISNGYWYGVLSMDFPQARIRNLLAETRHTLLQGNLVFLDRKLEEVARLHAPDEVPLNAEQRQELLKRMQHERSGILRLGTQFASWSKLENVDGYIINVQTLKQGMKQELGRVTLFLLGMWLLFVLMLAVAHQVIFRLVRRQDELSARLTWRANYDGLTRLLNRSAFFEQFVAQAAHCQQLQRPLAVIQLDVDHFKKVNDTWGHHAGDQALIRVASVISHTLRKYDVAGRIGGEEFCIVLPETTLAEASVVAERIRARLAAKTILVNASTTFNITLSAGVTSSEEQGDYDAESLQAKADSRLYLAKTSGRNRVCSAD; encoded by the coding sequence ATGGCACAAACGCCACTTCCCCGGCAGTCGGGCAATCCCATTTTATCTGTTCACCTGTGTTTTTTTGCGGTTTTCCTTTTCTCGGCTTTTCTGACGGTGCATGAAGCGCTGGAACTAAAAACCAGCTATGAAGATCGTCAGCGTGCGCAACTGGCGGAGATTCAAAAGAATCTCGACAGTCAGTTTCAGGAGAGCGTAGATGAGCTGGTTTACTACCAGAAGATGCTGAGTTATGCGCTGACACACCCGCTTGATTCCGATAACGCGCGCGAAGCGGTGACGCGTTTCCAGGCGTTACGTCAGCATCCGTTGTGGCAATTGCAGCTGAATAGCCCGCGTAGTATGCCGCTGAACGGTGTCGGAGATGCCTGGCTGGCGCGTGATCCGCTGCTAAGGCGCGATCCGGCTCTGATTGACCAGGAGATCCGCGCTGCGCTGGAGTTCAGTTTTATCATGCAATTCAGCGATCCGGACCATGATTTTCATTCGCGCTTCTGGTACATCTCCCGCGCGGGTTTTTATATCAGCTCGCGACCACCGCAAAGCCCGCAAGAATTGGAGCAAAGCTATGCCACAATGGTGCAGCGCGCCTATTTTCGTGCCCTTAACCCGCAGCAGAATCCCAGCCCCTATCTGCGCTGGACCAGCGGTTACCAGGGGCAGTTCGATGAAGGACTGATGTTGACCCTCAGCGCGCCGATTATCAGCAATGGCTACTGGTATGGCGTGTTGTCGATGGATTTCCCCCAGGCGCGCATTCGTAATCTGCTGGCGGAAACGCGTCATACGCTGTTGCAAGGTAACCTGGTGTTCCTCGATCGTAAGCTGGAGGAGGTGGCTCGCCTGCATGCCCCAGATGAAGTCCCACTGAATGCTGAACAACGGCAAGAATTGCTGAAGCGTATGCAACATGAACGCAGCGGCATATTGCGGCTGGGGACGCAGTTTGCCAGTTGGAGCAAACTGGAAAATGTCGACGGCTACATTATCAATGTGCAGACCCTGAAGCAGGGTATGAAGCAGGAGCTGGGACGCGTTACGCTGTTCCTGCTCGGCATGTGGTTGCTGTTTGTCCTGATGCTGGCGGTAGCACATCAGGTGATCTTCCGTCTGGTGCGCCGCCAGGATGAACTCTCTGCGCGCCTCACCTGGCGGGCCAATTACGATGGTTTGACGCGTTTACTCAATCGCAGTGCCTTCTTCGAACAGTTTGTGGCGCAGGCTGCCCACTGCCAGCAGTTGCAGCGACCGCTTGCGGTTATCCAGTTGGATGTTGATCATTTTAAGAAGGTCAATGACACCTGGGGGCATCATGCGGGCGATCAGGCATTGATCCGTGTAGCCAGCGTAATCAGTCATACGCTGCGTAAATACGATGTGGCGGGACGTATTGGCGGGGAAGAATTCTGTATTGTGTTGCCAGAAACCACCCTGGCGGAAGCCAGTGTGGTTGCGGAGCGCATCCGTGCGCGTCTGGCGGCCAAAACTATCCTGGTGAACGCCAGTACCACCTTTAACATCACGCTCTCCGCCGGGGTGACCAGCAGCGAGGAGCAGGGCGATTATGACGCAGAGAGCTTGCAGGCCAAAGCCGATAGCCGACTCTACCTGGCGAAAACCAGTGGCCGTAATCGCGTGTGCAGCGCGGATTAG
- a CDS encoding glycosyl transferase produces MSDFYQNGVITNFHNLTHRSVESLEKEMVRFARKRKMGLILPSLFSELEGPALDNIVNELAKVPYLDEIVIGLDRADREQFLFAREFFARLPQRHRILWNDGPRLKALDAELDKEGLSPSQPGKGRNVWFCTGYTLASDRTSCVALHDCDIVTYERSMLARLLYPLANPAFQYEFCKGFYARVAGGKLNGRVGRLLVGPLLRSLQKVYGHSEYLDYLASFRYPLSGEFAMRTHVLNNIKIPGDWGLEIGVLSEIYRNYTTRQSCQVEIADNYDHKHQPLAEEDGTGGLKRMSNDIVQSLLRKLATMGVPLTSDSFRVLKATYYRNALDMMEVYNHEATMNGLKFDQHIEEAAVEMFTQAILDAGQAFIERPNDKPFIPSWSRVQSAFPDILQRIYQAVEEDNDGKV; encoded by the coding sequence ATGAGTGATTTTTACCAGAATGGCGTGATTACCAACTTTCATAATCTCACCCACCGTAGCGTTGAGTCGCTGGAAAAAGAGATGGTGCGTTTTGCCCGCAAACGCAAAATGGGGCTGATTTTACCGTCGCTGTTTTCCGAACTGGAAGGACCGGCGCTGGATAACATTGTCAATGAACTGGCGAAAGTGCCTTACCTCGATGAGATTGTGATTGGCCTCGACCGTGCAGACCGCGAGCAGTTTCTGTTTGCACGCGAGTTCTTTGCTCGCCTGCCCCAGCGCCATCGTATTTTGTGGAATGACGGGCCGCGTCTGAAAGCGCTGGATGCCGAGCTGGATAAAGAGGGCCTTTCGCCCAGCCAGCCGGGTAAAGGGCGTAACGTCTGGTTCTGCACCGGTTATACGCTGGCCTCCGACCGTACCAGTTGCGTCGCGTTGCACGATTGCGACATCGTCACTTATGAACGTAGTATGCTGGCGCGCTTGCTCTATCCGCTGGCTAACCCGGCTTTTCAGTATGAATTCTGCAAAGGTTTTTATGCGCGTGTCGCAGGCGGCAAACTGAATGGTCGTGTCGGGCGACTGCTGGTGGGGCCGCTGCTGCGCTCACTGCAAAAAGTGTATGGTCATTCGGAATATCTCGACTATCTCGCCAGCTTCCGCTACCCGCTGTCCGGGGAATTTGCCATGCGCACCCATGTGCTGAACAATATTAAGATTCCCGGCGACTGGGGGCTGGAAATTGGCGTGCTGTCGGAGATTTATCGCAACTACACCACACGGCAAAGCTGCCAGGTAGAGATTGCCGATAACTATGACCATAAGCATCAGCCGCTGGCCGAAGAAGATGGCACCGGTGGCCTTAAGCGTATGAGCAATGACATCGTGCAATCGTTGCTACGTAAACTGGCGACAATGGGTGTGCCTCTGACCAGTGACTCATTCCGGGTATTGAAAGCCACCTACTATCGCAACGCGCTGGATATGATGGAGGTCTACAATCACGAAGCCACTATGAATGGTCTGAAGTTCGACCAGCATATTGAAGAGGCGGCGGTAGAGATGTTCACCCAGGCGATTCTCGATGCCGGTCAGGCATTTATTGAACGTCCGAATGACAAACCCTTTATTCCCAGCTGGAGCCGGGTGCAATCTGCCTTTCCGGATATCCTGCAACGGATTTACCAGGCGGTTGAAGAGGATAACGACGGTAAGGTCTAA
- a CDS encoding mannosyl-3-phosphoglycerate phosphatase-related protein, with the protein MVSLDQPLLIVTDLDGSLLDHHDYRWDAASEWLARLKQNQIPLVICSSKTAAEIIPLQKKLGIAGSPFIAENGARIVLEAEERRSEGQGHAYLALCQQLKGLQADFRFTGFHDFSDVEVSRFTGLTLAEASQSRQRDASEVVLWRDDAARLDEFRAALHQHGLALTQGGRFWHVMPEGCGKGHALQTLQQHLARREGITRTTIGLGDGPNDVPMLECVDYAVVIKGFSKTPVILTRDDEENVYHTAHVGPEGWREGLDYFLAQPD; encoded by the coding sequence ATGGTCAGTCTTGACCAACCGTTATTGATCGTCACCGACCTCGATGGCTCACTGCTGGACCATCACGATTATCGTTGGGATGCCGCCAGCGAATGGCTGGCACGTCTGAAACAAAATCAGATTCCGCTGGTGATCTGTTCCAGCAAAACGGCGGCCGAGATCATTCCGCTGCAAAAAAAACTCGGCATCGCCGGATCGCCTTTTATTGCTGAAAACGGTGCCCGTATTGTTCTTGAGGCGGAGGAGCGGCGCAGTGAAGGACAGGGGCACGCTTACCTTGCACTTTGTCAGCAGTTGAAAGGCTTACAGGCTGACTTTCGCTTCACCGGTTTTCACGATTTCAGTGACGTTGAAGTGTCCAGATTCACTGGCCTGACGCTGGCGGAAGCCAGTCAGAGTCGACAACGCGATGCTTCTGAGGTGGTGCTGTGGCGTGATGATGCCGCACGGCTGGATGAATTCCGCGCGGCCCTGCATCAGCACGGTCTGGCGTTAACCCAGGGAGGGCGCTTCTGGCATGTGATGCCTGAAGGATGCGGAAAAGGTCACGCGCTGCAAACGTTGCAACAGCATCTCGCCCGGCGCGAGGGGATCACCCGTACCACCATCGGCCTGGGAGATGGCCCCAATGATGTGCCAATGCTGGAATGCGTCGATTATGCCGTCGTCATAAAAGGCTTCAGTAAAACGCCGGTCATCCTGACGCGCGATGATGAGGAAAACGTCTACCACACCGCACACGTTGGTCCCGAGGGCTGGCGTGAAGGTTTGGATTATTTTCTTGCCCAACCCGATTAA
- a CDS encoding DUF2525 domain-containing protein — MMVTVNDDSDNLNSNIDTLLNAIQEKTSGKIKEHMQPHASGSQDAQIDLSQAFELDIHDCSCIEVHH, encoded by the coding sequence ATGATGGTAACGGTAAACGACGATAGCGATAACCTGAACAGCAATATCGATACATTGCTTAACGCCATTCAGGAAAAGACATCAGGAAAGATCAAAGAGCATATGCAACCACACGCGAGCGGATCGCAGGATGCGCAAATCGATCTGTCACAAGCCTTTGAACTGGATATCCACGATTGCTCCTGCATTGAAGTGCATCATTGA
- the dsrB gene encoding protein DsrB, which yields MKVNDRVTVKTDGGPRRSGTILAVEPFNEGVMYLVALEDYPLGIWFFNENDHADGVFVEPYVPSP from the coding sequence ATGAAGGTCAATGACCGCGTGACGGTAAAGACAGACGGTGGTCCGCGCCGTTCAGGCACGATTCTGGCGGTAGAGCCATTCAATGAAGGCGTCATGTATCTGGTTGCGCTGGAGGATTATCCGCTGGGTATCTGGTTCTTTAATGAAAACGATCATGCGGATGGGGTGTTTGTCGAACCCTATGTCCCCTCACCCTAA
- a CDS encoding methyl-accepting chemotaxis protein produces the protein MKTASIDEQHKLSIWQNLRLMPLFSMIFGGILLLFALCIGLASYFLIQSNNSLNDATDEIQIRMGISNSSNHLRTARLNVIQSGAAARIGEMDSYRADLARTEQRIEQARAGFKLYMDRKTKTAEDLALDAPLTERFNAYIDKGLKPMIDSAKQGSFEGIIAQETDVTRKLDDAYNEVLLKAIKIRTNRADAINAEAAHQSRIGFIAMAAAFAAALVLVLLTFLFLRRVVINPLRQSVARIERIAQGDLTAPDQAWGRSEIGSLLHNLQLMQASLVRTVGVVREGAVAIYQGSSEISAGNTDLSSRTEQQASALEQTAASMEQLTATVKQNAENAHHASQLAADASGKARSGGELVDGVVKTMNNISGSSKKIAEITNVINSIAFQTNILALNAAVEAARAGEQGRGFAVVASEVRSLAQRSAQAAKEIESLIAESVDLISNGSHQVGEAGNTMSEIVEAVRRVTDIMSEIAAASDEQSRGIQQVSLAVTEMDNVTQQNASLVEEASSAAASLEDQAGKLTQAVAAFRLNDKPGLLVPTPTVQPTLKALTPRVATVSNDNWETF, from the coding sequence ATGAAAACAGCATCGATTGATGAGCAACATAAGCTCAGCATCTGGCAGAACCTGCGCCTGATGCCTCTTTTCAGCATGATCTTTGGTGGCATTCTGCTGCTTTTTGCCCTGTGCATTGGACTCGCCAGCTACTTTCTGATTCAAAGCAATAACTCGCTGAATGACGCCACAGATGAAATCCAGATTCGTATGGGGATTTCCAACAGCTCAAACCACCTGCGTACTGCACGTCTGAATGTTATTCAGTCTGGTGCCGCCGCACGTATTGGCGAGATGGATAGCTACCGCGCTGACCTGGCGCGCACCGAGCAGCGTATTGAACAGGCACGCGCCGGTTTCAAACTTTATATGGACCGCAAAACCAAAACCGCAGAAGACCTGGCGCTGGATGCACCGCTGACGGAACGCTTCAACGCTTATATCGATAAAGGTCTGAAGCCGATGATCGATTCGGCAAAACAAGGCAGCTTTGAAGGCATTATTGCGCAGGAAACCGATGTAACACGCAAACTGGATGACGCCTATAACGAGGTGTTACTCAAAGCAATCAAGATCCGTACTAATCGCGCTGATGCGATAAATGCGGAAGCGGCACATCAGTCACGTATTGGTTTTATTGCTATGGCCGCCGCCTTTGCCGCAGCACTGGTGTTGGTATTGCTGACCTTCCTGTTCCTGCGCCGCGTGGTGATTAACCCACTGCGTCAATCCGTCGCGCGTATTGAACGAATCGCTCAGGGTGATTTAACCGCGCCCGATCAGGCATGGGGCCGCAGTGAAATCGGCAGCCTGTTGCATAATCTGCAACTGATGCAGGCCTCACTGGTTCGTACGGTTGGTGTGGTACGTGAAGGTGCGGTGGCGATCTACCAGGGTTCCAGTGAGATTTCTGCCGGTAACACCGATCTCTCCTCACGCACCGAACAGCAGGCTTCCGCACTGGAGCAGACCGCAGCCAGCATGGAACAACTAACGGCCACCGTGAAGCAGAATGCCGAAAACGCCCATCATGCCAGCCAACTGGCAGCCGATGCCTCGGGTAAAGCGCGCAGCGGTGGAGAGCTGGTCGATGGCGTGGTGAAAACCATGAACAACATTTCTGGCAGCTCGAAAAAGATTGCCGAAATCACTAATGTTATCAACAGCATTGCATTCCAGACCAATATTCTGGCATTGAACGCCGCCGTTGAGGCCGCCCGTGCCGGTGAGCAGGGTCGCGGTTTCGCCGTGGTCGCCAGTGAAGTGCGCAGCCTGGCCCAGCGCAGTGCGCAGGCGGCGAAGGAGATTGAGTCTCTGATTGCAGAATCGGTTGATCTGATTAGCAATGGCTCGCATCAGGTAGGGGAAGCCGGCAATACCATGAGTGAAATTGTTGAGGCGGTGCGCCGTGTTACCGACATTATGTCTGAAATCGCCGCCGCTTCAGATGAGCAGAGCCGCGGAATTCAGCAAGTGAGCCTGGCGGTCACCGAGATGGATAATGTGACTCAGCAGAACGCCTCGCTGGTGGAAGAGGCCTCTTCGGCGGCAGCATCGCTGGAAGACCAGGCGGGTAAATTGACCCAGGCGGTTGCCGCGTTTCGTTTGAATGACAAGCCCGGTTTATTGGTTCCGACGCCGACCGTGCAGCCGACGTTAAAAGCGCTGACGCCTCGCGTGGCAACCGTCAGCAATGATAATTGGGAAACGTTCTAA
- the rcsA gene encoding transcriptional regulator RcsA produces the protein MPTIIMDSCNYTRLGLSDYMSAKGVKKKNITSVSDIEQLQQRCEQLKPGVVFINEESFIHESDSSDRIRGIIMQHPDTLFFIFMAISNIHFEEYLYVRKNLIITSKSIKTSTLDSLLGTYLQKKLNAAPRISAGLDIHPLTLSQTESNMLKMWMSGHDTIQISDKMQIKAKTVSSHKGNIKRKIKTHNKQVIYHVVRLTDNVTSGIYVNVR, from the coding sequence ATGCCAACGATTATTATGGATTCATGCAACTACACACGCCTGGGATTATCGGACTATATGTCCGCAAAAGGAGTTAAAAAGAAAAATATTACTTCCGTGTCTGACATCGAGCAATTGCAACAAAGATGTGAACAGCTAAAACCCGGGGTCGTATTTATTAACGAAGAATCGTTCATTCATGAATCCGACTCCAGCGATCGTATCCGCGGCATTATTATGCAGCATCCTGACACCCTATTTTTCATCTTCATGGCGATCTCAAACATCCATTTTGAGGAATATCTCTACGTTCGTAAGAACCTGATTATTACGTCAAAATCGATTAAAACATCGACCCTGGATTCCCTTCTCGGCACCTATCTGCAAAAGAAACTCAATGCAGCGCCACGAATTTCAGCCGGGCTTGATATTCACCCTCTGACATTAAGCCAGACTGAGTCAAATATGCTGAAAATGTGGATGTCAGGACATGACACCATTCAGATTTCAGACAAGATGCAAATTAAGGCGAAAACAGTTTCGTCACATAAAGGTAATATTAAACGTAAAATCAAGACCCACAATAAACAAGTTATTTATCATGTTGTGCGTCTCACTGATAATGTTACCTCCGGGATCTATGTCAACGTGCGATAA
- the fliR gene encoding flagellar biosynthetic protein FliR, with protein sequence MINLDSGQLVHWVSQFFWPMVRLLALFASAPVLSEKSIPNRVKIGLAVLTTWILMPLLPPVEVTLFTAAGFWLLLQQILIGVGLGLTMQFAFGAVRMAGEVIGLQMGLSFATFFDPGSRLNMPVLARFLDMLAMLLFLTFNGHLWLISMLVDSFHTMPISDHPLNANAFMALVKAAGLIFLNGMMLALPLIVLLLTLNMALGLLNRVTPQLSVFVVGFPITLTVGILSIGLMMPLLAPFCEHLFSEVFDLLAQFLSELSRTS encoded by the coding sequence ATGATTAACCTCGACAGCGGCCAATTAGTTCATTGGGTCAGCCAGTTCTTCTGGCCGATGGTGCGTTTGCTGGCGCTGTTTGCCAGCGCGCCGGTACTCAGCGAGAAAAGTATCCCGAACCGCGTCAAAATTGGTCTGGCGGTGCTAACGACGTGGATTTTGATGCCGTTGCTGCCACCGGTTGAAGTCACCCTGTTTACCGCTGCCGGTTTCTGGCTGCTGCTTCAGCAAATTCTGATTGGTGTCGGTCTGGGGCTGACCATGCAGTTTGCATTCGGTGCAGTGCGTATGGCGGGCGAAGTGATTGGCTTGCAGATGGGGTTGTCATTCGCTACCTTCTTTGACCCTGGCAGCCGTCTGAATATGCCGGTGCTGGCGCGTTTTCTTGATATGCTGGCGATGCTGCTGTTCCTGACCTTCAACGGTCATCTGTGGCTCATCTCGATGCTGGTCGACAGTTTTCACACCATGCCGATCAGCGATCATCCGCTCAACGCTAACGCGTTTATGGCGTTGGTGAAGGCAGCGGGATTAATTTTCCTTAATGGCATGATGTTAGCGCTGCCATTAATCGTTCTGCTCCTCACGCTCAATATGGCCCTGGGTTTGTTAAACCGTGTTACACCACAGTTATCAGTTTTCGTTGTTGGCTTCCCAATCACCTTAACTGTGGGGATCCTGAGCATCGGTCTGATGATGCCGCTCCTTGCCCCTTTTTGCGAACATCTCTTCAGTGAAGTCTTTGATTTGCTCGCTCAGTTCCTGTCAGAACTCTCCCGTACGAGTTGA
- the fliQ gene encoding flagellar biosynthesis protein FliQ produces MTPESVMVMGQDAMRVALMMAAPMLLVALVSGLIISLLQAATQVNEQTLSFIPKILAVAATAVVAGPWMLNLILDYMRTLFSNLPYIIG; encoded by the coding sequence ATGACACCCGAATCGGTAATGGTAATGGGACAGGACGCGATGCGTGTTGCCCTGATGATGGCGGCACCCATGTTGCTGGTGGCGCTGGTGAGTGGCCTGATTATCAGCCTGTTGCAGGCGGCTACGCAGGTCAACGAACAAACCCTGTCATTTATTCCCAAGATTCTTGCCGTGGCCGCCACCGCGGTGGTTGCCGGTCCGTGGATGCTTAACCTGATCCTGGATTACATGCGCACCCTGTTTAGCAACCTGCCTTATATCATCGGTTAA